A region from the Vicia villosa cultivar HV-30 ecotype Madison, WI linkage group LG3, Vvil1.0, whole genome shotgun sequence genome encodes:
- the LOC131658694 gene encoding zinc finger BED domain-containing protein DAYSLEEPER-like — protein sequence MESMDMSEYAQGQDETRKETLSTLWIIFTKIGKGKDGVERVACNFCSTDFAIGKNPKSGQSYGTSHLSCHVFICKSFQMSLLSLEESSSLTPINQNTHHELLGEAIIAHDLPISFVEYEKNRVWVKYLNPCVEMVSRNTTVIDIEKIYDKERIKLKEIMGRIPNKICLTSNVWTTSTNEGYICLTAHFVDEN from the coding sequence ATGGAGTCAATGGATATGAGTGAGTATGCACAAGGTCAAGATGAAACTCGTAAGGAAACATTGTCAACACTTTGGATTATTTTCACTAAAATCGGTAAGGGAAAAGATGGAGTTGAAAGAGTTGCATGCAATTTTTGTAGTACTGATTTCGCCATTGGAAAAAACCCCAAGTCTGGTCAAAGTTATGGAACTTCACATCTAAGTTGTCATGTGTTTATTTGTAAAAGTTTTCAGATGAGCCTTCTTAGTCTAGAGGAATCGTCGAGCCTAACCCCAATCAACCAAAACACACATCATGAATTACTTGGAGAAGCCATTATTGCACATGATCTTCCTATTAGCTTTGTCGAGtatgaaaaaaatcgagtttGGGTGAAATATTTGAATCCATGTGTTGAAATGGTCTCTAGGAATACCACGGTGATTGATATTGAAAAGATATATGATAAAGAAAGGATCAAGCTTAAGGAAATCATGGGTAGGATTCCAAATAAAATTTGTCTAACATCGAATGTTTGGACAACATCTACTAATGAGGGTTATATTTGTTTGACTGCTCACTTTGTTGATGAAAATTAG
- the LOC131656462 gene encoding protein DNA-DAMAGE INDUCIBLE 1-like: protein MKITVMTADEQILNLDVDPNESVENVKALLEVETSVPIQQQQILFNGNEVNNSQKLSAIGVKDDDLLMMTVSRAAGAGAGASSGSANDLSFNTDGSAINPGAFQQHFRRDSNLMGQLFQNDPELAQVILGNDLNKIQEILRLRHRQRDQLRRQKEEEMALLYADPFDVEAQKKIEAAIRQKGIDENWEAALEHNPEGFARVVMLYVDMEVNGVPMKAFVDSGAQSTIISKTCAERLGLLRLLDQRYKGVAHGVGQTEILGRIHVAPIKIGNIFYPCSFLVLDSPNMEFLFGLDMLRKHQCIIDLKENVLRVGGGEVSVPFLQEKDIPSRYLDEEKYSKEASSSGVPPPVVTSGSNNSSQGGASGGDRSKDSEFESKVAKLVELGFERQAVIQALQLFNGNEEQAAGFLFG from the exons ATGAAGATCACTGTCATGACTGCTGATGAACAAATTCTCAACTTGGATGTCGATCCCAACGAATCT GTTGAAAACGTTAAAGCCTTGCTTGAGGTTGAG ACAAGTGTGCCTATTCAGCAACAACAGATTCTTTTCAATGGAAATGAGGTGAACAATTCTCAGAAATTGAGTGCCATTGGTGTTAAGGATGATGATTTGCTAATGATGACGGTCTCTAGGGCCGCCGGTGCCGGTGCCGGTGCTTCTAG TGGATCTGCGAATGATTTGAGCTTCAATACTGATGGATCTGCTATAAACCCTGGTGCTTTTCAGCAGCACTTTAGACGCGATTCTAATTTGATGGGTCAGCTCTTCCAG AATGACCCGGAGTTGGCACAAGTTATTCTGGGGAATGATCTCAATAAAATCCAGGAAATTTTGCGATTGCGTCATCGCCAAAGAGATCAATTACGACGTCAGAAAGAAGAAGAGATG gCTCTTCTTTATGCCGATCCTTTTGATGTTGAAGCACAAAAGAAGATTGAAGCTGCCATCCGCCAG AaaggaattgatgaaaattgggaAGCTGCACTTGAACATAATCCTGAAGGTTTTGCAAGAGTG GTCATGTTGTATGTTGACATGGAGGTTAATGGCGTACCAATGAAG GCATTTGTTGATAGTGGAGCACAATCTACTATTATATCAAAAACCTGCGCTGAGCGTTTAGG ATTACTGAGACTTTTAGATCAGCGATACAAAGGAGTTGCTCACGGAGTTGGCCAAACCGAAATCTTGGGTAGAATACATGTAGCTCCAATCAAG ATTGGGAATATATTTTACCCTTGTTCATTCTTAGTGCTGGATTCCCCTAACATGGAGTTTCTCTTCGGGCTGGATATGCTCCGAAAGCATCAG TGtataattgatttaaaagaaaATGTTTTACGAGTTGGTGGAGGAGAAGTTTCAGTGCCGTTTTTGCAAG AGAAAGACATTCCATCTCGGTATTTAGACGAGGAGAAGTATTCCAAGGAAGCTTCAAGCTCTGGAGTCCCTCCCCCG GTTGTTACATCGGGGAGCAATAATTCATCACAAGGAGGTGCTTCTGGTGGTGACAGGTCTAAG gatTCTGAATTTGAAAGCAAAGTTGCAAAGCTTGTTGAGCTAGGATTCGAAAGACAAGCAGTTATACAAGCTCTTCAACTATTCAATGGCAATGAGGAACAAGCAGCTGGGTTTCTTTTTGGCTGA